The Candidatus Phaeomarinobacter ectocarpi genome includes a region encoding these proteins:
- the addB gene encoding double-strand break repair protein AddB, producing the protein MGQVFTIPPHVPFLPALAAGLLARGDALATTTVLVPTRRAARALVEALLEQSETDALLLPDIRPLGDVDEDLGFGSTDAGDAPLTLPPAIEPMHRTLVLAQIIERHAEATGLTTMSQAQAIALAGELAALMDTFAAQDVPLSRLQNVVHREFADHWKETLTFLEVITDIWPQMLATLGLMDPARRRADLIKATCKRWQDTPPGAIVAAGSTGSLKATADMLKTIAGLDEGTVVLPGLDQQMDEAAWAACEPAHPQFGLKLLLSRIGMERNAVKVWSYGTSSNNAEARTRLVSEAQRPAETTDQWKDADINLSPIIDDALTGLTMVSADNPQLESLSIALALREALETPGKTAALVTPDRNLARRVASDLARWGIIVDDSGGQPLAHTRAGGFLLQVAEMLTEQLAPIEMLTALRHPLARGGEEEGVFHGLVDLLDKQVLRGPRPAPGLDGMADAVEEAATRTYGPLNENEHARVRRLHQALTSFIGAPLEVMDAREVDAAALMEAHLTAAEALAATHEETGAHRLWSGASGEAASAFMADVMAQASLLGSISPADYPAILGALMTGRMVRPVRRSHARLQILGPLEARLQHADRLVLGGLNEGVWPQRAETGAWINRPMRAQLGLEAPERLIGLAAHDVAQGLGTSDVILTRAERSDGQPTVPSRWWLRLENLVGGLPVPGDDSKKQKRCIPSGPWLAMARALDRPVREARQIDRPAPTPPVEARPARLSVTRINDLFRDPYAIYASHVLGLSVLDDLDADAGARDRGDIIHKILERFSLEHPPTAKKPMPDNAYGELVAIAREEFDKTDARPAVQAIWYPRFLEVAEWFLTWEAARRTGIKQTFVELKGEHTVTLPTRAFTLSGIADRIDLLSDGSLAILDYKTGTAPTAKQTAAGFSVQLPLEAAMARDGAFHTDKSGKTIGPPRALTSELAYVELKTGKVVSAVDKKADVMTEADAAMGHMVDLLTLFEEEETPYISRPRPQFLTYDGDYDHLARVKEWQTATDTD; encoded by the coding sequence ATGGGCCAGGTCTTCACCATTCCCCCGCACGTCCCGTTCCTGCCTGCCCTTGCGGCGGGGTTGCTGGCGCGTGGGGATGCGCTGGCCACAACCACTGTTCTGGTGCCCACCCGCCGTGCTGCCCGCGCCCTTGTGGAAGCCCTGCTGGAGCAAAGCGAAACCGACGCTTTGCTGCTGCCGGACATTCGCCCGCTGGGGGACGTGGACGAGGACCTTGGCTTTGGCAGCACTGACGCAGGCGACGCGCCGCTGACCCTGCCGCCTGCCATTGAGCCCATGCACCGCACGCTCGTGCTGGCACAGATCATTGAGCGTCACGCCGAGGCAACCGGCCTCACCACCATGAGTCAGGCACAGGCCATTGCCTTGGCCGGTGAACTGGCGGCCCTGATGGATACGTTCGCCGCGCAGGATGTGCCGCTGAGCCGATTGCAGAACGTGGTGCATCGTGAGTTTGCGGACCACTGGAAAGAGACCCTGACATTCCTGGAGGTGATTACCGACATCTGGCCGCAAATGCTCGCAACGCTTGGCCTGATGGACCCGGCGCGCCGCCGGGCCGACCTCATCAAGGCCACGTGCAAGCGCTGGCAGGACACGCCGCCGGGTGCCATCGTCGCTGCGGGGTCCACCGGTTCCCTCAAGGCCACGGCTGACATGCTCAAGACCATTGCCGGTCTTGACGAGGGAACCGTTGTGCTGCCCGGCCTCGACCAGCAGATGGACGAGGCGGCCTGGGCGGCGTGTGAACCCGCACACCCGCAATTTGGCCTCAAACTCCTGCTGTCGCGCATCGGCATGGAGCGCAACGCTGTCAAAGTCTGGTCTTACGGCACATCGTCAAACAACGCTGAAGCGCGAACGCGGCTCGTGAGTGAAGCCCAGCGGCCTGCGGAAACCACCGACCAGTGGAAAGACGCCGACATCAACCTGTCGCCGATCATCGACGACGCCCTCACCGGTCTCACCATGGTGAGTGCGGACAACCCGCAGCTTGAATCCCTGTCGATCGCCCTTGCTTTGCGTGAAGCACTGGAGACACCGGGCAAGACCGCGGCCCTTGTGACACCTGACCGAAATCTCGCCCGCCGGGTTGCCAGTGATCTGGCGCGATGGGGCATCATCGTGGATGACAGTGGCGGCCAGCCGCTGGCTCATACGCGTGCAGGCGGTTTCCTGTTGCAGGTCGCGGAGATGCTGACCGAGCAATTGGCCCCCATCGAGATGCTGACGGCCCTGCGCCATCCCCTCGCGCGCGGCGGTGAGGAAGAAGGCGTCTTCCATGGATTGGTGGACCTGCTGGACAAGCAGGTCCTGCGCGGGCCGCGTCCTGCGCCGGGTCTTGACGGCATGGCGGACGCCGTTGAGGAAGCCGCCACCCGCACATATGGCCCGCTCAATGAAAATGAACACGCGCGGGTGCGGCGGCTGCATCAGGCACTCACGTCCTTCATTGGCGCGCCCCTTGAGGTGATGGATGCGCGCGAGGTTGATGCTGCCGCGCTCATGGAAGCGCATCTGACTGCCGCAGAAGCGCTCGCGGCAACTCATGAGGAAACAGGTGCACACCGCTTGTGGTCCGGTGCATCGGGCGAGGCCGCCTCTGCCTTCATGGCGGATGTGATGGCGCAGGCCAGTCTGCTGGGCAGCATCTCGCCTGCGGACTATCCGGCCATTCTTGGCGCACTCATGACCGGCCGCATGGTGCGGCCCGTGCGGCGCTCCCATGCGCGGTTGCAAATTCTCGGCCCCCTTGAAGCCCGCCTGCAACATGCGGACCGGCTGGTGCTGGGTGGGCTCAATGAAGGCGTGTGGCCGCAGCGCGCTGAAACAGGCGCGTGGATCAACCGCCCCATGCGCGCGCAGCTTGGCCTCGAGGCCCCTGAGCGCCTGATCGGTCTTGCGGCCCATGACGTGGCGCAGGGGCTTGGTACGAGCGACGTGATCCTCACCCGGGCGGAGCGTTCGGATGGTCAGCCCACGGTGCCGTCGCGCTGGTGGCTGCGGCTTGAAAATCTGGTCGGTGGCCTACCGGTGCCCGGCGACGACAGCAAAAAGCAAAAGCGCTGCATTCCATCCGGCCCGTGGCTCGCCATGGCGCGGGCGCTGGACCGGCCCGTGCGCGAGGCCCGGCAGATTGATCGCCCGGCGCCCACACCGCCGGTGGAAGCACGGCCTGCCCGCCTGTCCGTCACCCGCATCAATGATCTGTTCCGCGACCCTTATGCCATCTATGCCAGCCATGTGCTGGGGCTCAGTGTGCTGGATGATCTGGATGCGGATGCTGGCGCCCGCGACCGGGGCGACATCATCCACAAGATCCTCGAACGGTTTTCGCTGGAGCATCCACCCACCGCGAAAAAACCGATGCCGGACAATGCCTATGGTGAGTTGGTCGCCATTGCGCGGGAGGAATTTGACAAGACGGATGCCCGGCCCGCCGTGCAGGCCATCTGGTATCCGCGCTTTTTGGAGGTTGCGGAGTGGTTCCTCACCTGGGAAGCGGCAAGGCGGACCGGCATCAAGCAGACATTTGTCGAGCTGAAGGGTGAGCACACAGTCACCCTTCCAACGCGCGCGTTTACCCTGAGCGGCATTGCCGACCGGATTGATCTGCTGAGCGACGGGTCGCTGGCCATTCTTGATTACAAGACCGGTACAGCGCCAACCGCCAAGCAGACCGCCGCCGGGTTCTCCGTGCAGCTGCCGCTTGAGGCCGCCATGGCCAGAGACGGCGCGTTCCACACGGACAAAAGTGGCAAGACCATCGGCCCGCCCAGGGCGCTCACGAGCGAGCTGGCCTATGTGGAACTCAAGACCGGCAAGGTCGTAAGTGCTGTCGACAAGAAGGCCGATGTGATGACGGAGGCCGACGCTGCCATGGGGCACATGGTGGACCTGCTCACCCTGTTTGAAGAGGAAGAGACACCCTACATCTCGCGGCCCCGGCCGCAGTTCCTGACCTATGATGGCGACTATGACCATCTTGCCCGAGTGAAAGAATGGCAGACAGCAACCGACACCGACTAG
- the addA gene encoding double-strand break repair helicase AddA: MADSNRHRLEIDGVEVEFEPSGANAELQSLSTDKQLDAADPKASVWVSANAGTGKTHTLTSRVARLLLSGTKPEHILCLTFTRAAAAQMQTKLYERLGQWSTMAEDALEEALFQLEGQHLEADEIAKARRLFASALETPGGLKIQTIHAFCESLLGRFPLEAGVSPHFALADDRQSAELLAQARDEVLQASIDEPETPLAHAVVKLVGEADEMAFEMLLGEVTGMRHRIRRYVEHAQGLDAAERAVADALGVPPGASAHDLMAAALAELDPAQIRAAQSALASGKKTDATKATALAALLADMTPEGFEEHYPGIFLTQAGEPRASLMTKDLAASHPDILQWMEDQQAALVSLTAKLRAAQTAVLTGAILRVGCAVLDAYEAEKTRRGLLDYDDLITRTVSLLHSREATQWVLYKLDMGLDHILVDEAQDTSPEQWKVIAALVTEFFAGDGARDFAPDQDGRGPGSVRTLFAVGDEKQSIFSFQGADPQEFSARRAAFRSMAGAATQTWHDIDLTVSWRTADQILSSVDKTFEPEPMRAGVVAGDDPIHHESVWTGRAGLVELWSPVTPDEVDEQELWDDPLDAVSGRSKEAKLATRIVGKLKDWIGTEFLPQRDRVMEPGDVLILVRKRGPFVDELIRQLKTSNIPVAGVDRLVLGDHIAVMDLMALARFALLPEDDLTLATVLRSPLCTISEEGLFDLAHARASKEKTISLWKALEERADMVDGAPEALAYLTEIRARTGILRPHEFFARVLGADGGRDRLVARVGMDVHDPIDEFLNQTLSYEASNTPSLQGFVAWMDAGDTEIKRDLDQGGNQVRIMTVHGAKGLEANVVILPDTVQAGGTPGRASLIAHKDTRDDGLVTYSPRKTDADELSLAARAARDAREDEEYRRLLYVAMTRAMDRLYIAAAHGSRGMNDTSWYVRAADALKPNAEELEEDFADGPGTVWRLESEQIVEAVADKHSHDVADAIALPAWATQSAPMEQVPVGPLAPSMMPDAEEASGEPGAFSDPPALSPLAADGVNPVQRFARGRLVHTLLQQLPEQPEENRKALALGYLSRAAAGQFDEATQRDIAAEVLAVLDDPQFADLFGPDSRAEVSLAGRVTWNGKRVPLSGQIDRLVVTDDRILIADYKTNRPPPKRVEDVAAVYLDQMAAYRSLVEAAYPGKSVACALVWTDGPRLMELPAFALDQRGNSVN; encoded by the coding sequence ATGGCAGACAGCAACCGACACCGACTAGAGATCGACGGTGTCGAGGTTGAGTTTGAACCCTCGGGCGCCAATGCAGAGCTCCAAAGCCTCTCAACGGACAAGCAGCTTGATGCCGCTGATCCCAAAGCCAGCGTCTGGGTGTCTGCCAATGCGGGCACCGGCAAAACCCACACGCTGACGAGCCGTGTGGCGCGCCTGCTGCTGAGCGGCACGAAGCCGGAGCACATTCTGTGTCTTACTTTCACGCGCGCCGCTGCCGCGCAGATGCAGACCAAGCTGTATGAGCGGCTGGGCCAATGGTCCACCATGGCTGAGGACGCGCTTGAAGAGGCGCTGTTCCAGCTCGAAGGCCAACATCTTGAAGCAGATGAAATTGCCAAGGCGCGCCGCCTGTTCGCCAGTGCCCTTGAGACGCCCGGCGGCCTCAAGATTCAGACCATCCATGCCTTCTGCGAAAGCCTGCTGGGGCGCTTCCCGCTGGAAGCCGGCGTCAGCCCGCATTTTGCGCTTGCCGATGACCGTCAGTCTGCGGAGCTTCTAGCCCAGGCGCGCGATGAGGTGCTTCAGGCCAGCATCGACGAGCCGGAGACACCTCTTGCCCATGCGGTCGTCAAACTCGTCGGTGAGGCTGACGAGATGGCATTTGAAATGCTGTTGGGCGAAGTCACCGGCATGCGCCACCGCATCAGGCGGTATGTCGAGCACGCGCAGGGGCTCGATGCTGCCGAACGCGCGGTTGCCGATGCCCTAGGCGTGCCGCCGGGGGCATCTGCGCATGACTTAATGGCGGCAGCACTTGCGGAGCTGGACCCCGCGCAGATACGGGCCGCGCAGTCTGCACTTGCGTCGGGCAAAAAGACGGATGCGACCAAAGCAACCGCCCTTGCCGCCCTGCTGGCAGACATGACACCGGAAGGCTTTGAAGAACATTATCCGGGCATTTTCCTGACCCAGGCAGGTGAGCCACGGGCGAGCCTGATGACCAAGGACCTGGCCGCGTCTCACCCGGACATTCTGCAGTGGATGGAAGACCAGCAGGCGGCACTGGTGAGCCTCACCGCAAAACTGAGGGCCGCCCAGACCGCTGTTCTGACCGGCGCCATCCTGCGGGTCGGCTGCGCGGTGCTTGACGCCTACGAAGCCGAGAAGACACGTCGGGGCCTGCTGGACTATGACGACCTCATCACCCGCACCGTCTCCCTGCTGCACAGCCGCGAGGCCACCCAGTGGGTGCTCTACAAGCTGGACATGGGCCTTGATCATATTCTGGTGGACGAGGCCCAGGATACGAGTCCGGAGCAATGGAAGGTCATCGCCGCTCTGGTGACCGAGTTTTTTGCCGGCGACGGCGCGCGGGACTTTGCGCCGGATCAGGATGGGCGCGGCCCGGGCTCCGTGCGCACGCTGTTTGCCGTGGGCGACGAGAAGCAGTCGATCTTCTCGTTTCAGGGTGCAGACCCGCAGGAATTTTCTGCCCGCCGGGCGGCGTTCCGGTCCATGGCGGGTGCGGCAACCCAGACATGGCACGACATTGATCTCACGGTCTCCTGGCGGACGGCAGACCAGATCTTGTCCAGTGTCGACAAGACGTTCGAGCCCGAGCCGATGCGCGCAGGCGTCGTAGCCGGTGACGACCCCATCCACCATGAAAGCGTATGGACAGGACGCGCAGGCCTTGTGGAACTCTGGTCACCGGTCACGCCGGATGAGGTCGACGAGCAGGAATTGTGGGATGACCCGCTGGATGCGGTCAGCGGGCGCAGCAAGGAAGCCAAGCTGGCAACGCGCATTGTCGGCAAGCTCAAGGACTGGATCGGCACGGAGTTTTTGCCGCAGCGGGACCGGGTCATGGAGCCGGGCGACGTGCTCATTCTTGTGCGCAAGCGCGGGCCGTTTGTGGATGAGCTGATCCGCCAGCTCAAGACCTCCAACATTCCCGTTGCCGGTGTCGACCGGCTGGTGCTGGGCGACCATATCGCGGTCATGGATCTCATGGCGCTGGCGCGCTTTGCTTTGCTGCCGGAGGATGACCTGACGCTTGCGACTGTGTTGCGCAGTCCCCTGTGCACCATCAGCGAAGAAGGTCTGTTTGATCTCGCCCATGCGCGCGCCTCAAAGGAAAAAACCATCAGCCTGTGGAAGGCGCTGGAAGAGCGGGCCGACATGGTGGATGGCGCGCCGGAGGCGCTTGCCTATCTGACGGAGATTCGCGCACGCACGGGGATCCTGCGGCCGCACGAGTTTTTTGCCCGCGTGCTGGGGGCTGACGGCGGACGGGACAGGCTCGTGGCGCGGGTGGGCATGGATGTGCATGACCCCATCGACGAGTTTCTCAATCAGACGCTCAGCTATGAGGCTTCCAACACGCCGTCCCTGCAGGGGTTTGTCGCGTGGATGGATGCGGGCGACACGGAAATCAAGCGTGACCTTGATCAGGGCGGCAACCAGGTGCGCATCATGACCGTGCACGGCGCCAAGGGTCTGGAAGCCAACGTGGTGATCCTGCCCGACACAGTGCAGGCGGGCGGCACGCCGGGGCGGGCGTCCCTCATTGCGCACAAGGACACCCGCGACGACGGGCTGGTGACCTATAGCCCGCGTAAGACCGATGCGGATGAGCTGTCGCTGGCCGCACGGGCTGCGCGCGACGCCCGCGAGGACGAAGAATATCGCCGGCTGCTTTACGTGGCCATGACCCGCGCCATGGACCGGCTCTACATCGCCGCCGCCCATGGCTCCCGGGGCATGAATGACACAAGCTGGTATGTGCGTGCGGCAGATGCGCTCAAGCCGAACGCAGAAGAACTGGAAGAAGACTTTGCCGATGGCCCCGGCACTGTCTGGCGGCTGGAGAGCGAACAGATTGTGGAGGCCGTCGCGGACAAGCACAGCCATGATGTGGCGGATGCGATTGCCCTTCCCGCCTGGGCCACGCAGTCAGCGCCCATGGAGCAAGTACCGGTGGGACCGCTGGCACCCTCCATGATGCCCGATGCAGAAGAGGCGTCCGGCGAACCAGGTGCGTTCAGTGATCCGCCCGCTCTCTCTCCCCTGGCGGCTGACGGCGTCAACCCGGTGCAGCGGTTTGCGCGGGGGCGACTGGTGCACACTTTGTTGCAACAGCTGCCGGAACAACCGGAAGAAAATCGCAAAGCACTGGCGCTGGGCTATCTGTCCCGCGCCGCCGCCGGGCAGTTTGATGAAGCAACCCAGCGCGACATCGCGGCTGAAGTGCTGGCTGTTCTGGATGACCCGCAATTTGCAGATCTGTTCGGGCCGGACAGCCGGGCGGAGGTGTCGCTGGCAGGCCGGGTGACGTGGAACGGCAAGCGCGTGCCGCTGTCAGGTCAGATCGACCGGCTGGTTGTGACCGATGACCGCATTCTGATTGCGGACTACAAGACCAACCGCCCGCCGCCCAAGCGCGTTGAGGATGTGGCAGCCGTCTATCTGGATCAGATGGCGGCCTACCGTTCCCTGGTGGAAGCCGCCTATCCGGGCAAGAGCGTGGCGTGCGCACTGGTGTGGACCGACGGTCCCAGACTGATGGAACTGCCCGCTTTTGCGCTAGATCAACGTGGAAATAGTGTGAATTAG
- the trxA gene encoding thioredoxin TrxA, which produces MSTTKVTDDSFEGDVIDASGPVLVDFWAEWCGPCKQIGPALEEIAGELGEKLTIAKINIDENPNVPTKYGVRGIPTLMIFKDGQVAATKVGALPKSKISEWIEESI; this is translated from the coding sequence ATGTCTACAACCAAAGTGACTGACGACAGTTTTGAAGGCGATGTGATTGACGCGTCCGGCCCCGTCCTTGTGGACTTCTGGGCTGAGTGGTGCGGCCCCTGCAAACAGATCGGACCGGCTCTTGAAGAGATTGCGGGCGAGCTCGGCGAAAAGCTGACCATTGCCAAGATCAACATCGACGAGAACCCCAACGTGCCGACAAAATACGGCGTGCGCGGTATCCCGACCTTGATGATCTTCAAGGACGGTCAGGTGGCAGCCACCAAGGTTGGCGCCCTGCCCAAGAGCAAGATTTCAGAGTGGATCGAAGAGTCGATCTAA
- a CDS encoding bifunctional folylpolyglutamate synthase/dihydrofolate synthase, producing the protein MSAKTLPQRQSSDAILDRLTGLHPKLIDLSLGRLERLLGALGNPHLHIPPVIHVAGTNGKGSVVAYLRAMFEAQGLRVHTYTSPHLVKFHERIRVPDPTGKSAPVSEDELIRLLSDCEAANDGGDITFFEITTAAAFLAFSRIPADVTLLEVGLGGRFDATNVIETPRACVITPVSLDHQSFLGDTVGEIAGEKAGILKHGVPAIVAPQVDEALEVIEGEAARLEVPLARFGQEFTAFEEHGRLVFQDTTGLLDLPLPGLRGRHQIANAATAVATARAFGGLDETAIGNGLKQVEWPARMQRLSSGALADKAPGAELWLDGGHNPAASRAIAETLADLEDKNPRPLVLISGMMDSKDTGGFFEAFDGLASTVLTVGIPGQTNGRPADDVAQMAREAGLEAVSMPDIETALERASVISPPPRIVICGSLYLAGEVLARNT; encoded by the coding sequence GTGTCCGCGAAGACCCTCCCCCAGCGCCAGTCAAGCGATGCGATCCTTGATCGGCTGACGGGGCTGCATCCCAAACTCATCGACCTGTCTTTGGGCCGTCTTGAGCGGCTGCTCGGTGCTCTGGGTAATCCGCACCTGCACATTCCACCGGTCATTCATGTGGCCGGGACCAATGGCAAAGGCTCGGTCGTGGCCTATCTGCGGGCGATGTTTGAGGCGCAGGGCCTGCGGGTGCACACCTATACATCACCGCATCTGGTCAAGTTCCACGAGCGCATTCGCGTGCCGGACCCAACCGGCAAAAGTGCGCCGGTCTCCGAAGATGAGTTGATCCGCCTGCTGAGTGATTGCGAAGCGGCCAATGACGGCGGCGACATCACGTTCTTCGAGATTACCACGGCGGCAGCCTTTCTGGCGTTCTCCCGCATACCGGCAGATGTGACGTTGCTGGAGGTCGGGCTTGGCGGGCGCTTTGATGCCACGAATGTCATCGAGACGCCGCGGGCCTGCGTCATCACGCCGGTTTCCCTCGATCATCAAAGTTTTCTTGGCGACACGGTGGGCGAGATCGCCGGAGAGAAAGCCGGTATTCTCAAGCACGGCGTGCCTGCCATTGTTGCTCCGCAGGTGGACGAAGCCCTTGAGGTGATTGAAGGCGAAGCCGCACGGCTGGAAGTGCCGCTGGCGCGCTTTGGCCAGGAATTCACAGCCTTTGAAGAACACGGTCGATTGGTATTTCAGGACACAACCGGCCTGCTGGACCTGCCGCTTCCCGGCCTGCGCGGACGCCACCAGATTGCCAATGCGGCAACCGCCGTTGCTACGGCACGTGCCTTTGGCGGGCTGGATGAAACAGCGATAGGCAACGGACTAAAGCAGGTTGAATGGCCCGCGCGCATGCAGCGCCTGTCCTCTGGCGCTCTGGCCGACAAGGCACCCGGTGCAGAACTGTGGCTGGACGGGGGGCACAATCCCGCAGCATCAAGGGCTATCGCAGAGACACTGGCGGACCTTGAAGACAAGAACCCGCGCCCCCTGGTGTTGATCAGCGGCATGATGGACTCAAAAGATACCGGCGGCTTCTTTGAAGCGTTTGATGGACTGGCCTCCACGGTGCTGACAGTGGGTATTCCCGGTCAGACCAATGGCCGCCCGGCGGACGACGTGGCGCAGATGGCGCGCGAGGCCGGCCTTGAGGCGGTCTCCATGCCTGACATCGAGACCGCGCTGGAGCGGGCGTCTGTCATATCGCCGCCACCCCGGATCGTGATCTGCGGGTCGCTCTATCTCGCGGGCGAAGTCTTGGCGCGGAACACCTAG
- a CDS encoding WS/DGAT/MGAT family O-acyltransferase — MEQLSGMDASFLYFETKNAPMHIGSVAIYDQSTVEGGVLGFKEILKNYEARLHMSRAFRQRLAFVPANLDHPYWFEDPDFDIEFHVRHIALPHPGDWRQLCIQASRLHSRALDTNRPLWEFYVIEGLDNVEGIPKGSFAILSKVHHAIIDGVSGAEMVAAIHDLKPDAKPAPPKEPWVPEREPLAMELLARTAGHTAVQPFRLANVVARSVPALARAGLKMSTGDLKSSGPVPRTRFNGCVSPHRVFDGRSFAIDDLKFIRTTVPGATINDVVLTVCGGALRKYLADKEELPGDSLVAMTPISVRSPDKQKSAGNQVSAMTVAIGTDIEEPMKRLETVFEHTTNSKELTNAVGAKTMTDYTQFIPSTTAGMAARLYTGLGLANRMKLPMNCVITNVPGPNVPLYMTGARLVTQFGTGPILDGMGLIMPVFSYGGQITISLTSCREMIPDPSFFADCIQESFDELMAAAKKRAASPAFKKAMKAAPKKRASLSRSAVPAHQSDASLSERDGTTVSKAKTATKAKAKTKAKAKAKTKTKAKRKTTSKAKAKAAAKKPAKKSADPKGERLTDDGKVVSLQAAE; from the coding sequence ATGGAACAACTCAGCGGAATGGACGCCTCGTTTCTGTATTTTGAGACGAAGAATGCGCCCATGCACATCGGCTCAGTGGCCATTTACGACCAATCCACCGTCGAGGGCGGCGTGCTTGGTTTCAAGGAAATTCTGAAGAACTACGAGGCGCGCCTGCATATGTCGCGCGCCTTCCGTCAGCGCCTGGCTTTCGTGCCAGCCAATCTGGATCATCCCTACTGGTTTGAGGATCCGGACTTCGACATCGAGTTCCACGTTCGCCATATCGCGCTGCCGCACCCCGGTGACTGGCGCCAGCTGTGCATTCAGGCGTCGCGCCTGCATTCGCGCGCGCTCGATACCAACCGACCCCTGTGGGAATTCTACGTGATTGAAGGCCTCGACAATGTGGAAGGCATCCCCAAAGGATCCTTCGCGATCCTGTCCAAGGTGCACCACGCCATTATTGACGGTGTGTCCGGTGCTGAAATGGTTGCGGCCATCCATGACCTGAAGCCGGATGCCAAGCCAGCGCCGCCCAAGGAGCCATGGGTGCCCGAGCGTGAACCGCTGGCCATGGAACTTCTGGCCCGCACGGCCGGTCACACGGCGGTTCAGCCTTTCCGTCTTGCCAATGTGGTTGCCCGCTCCGTGCCGGCGCTCGCCCGCGCTGGCCTCAAAATGTCGACGGGTGATCTCAAGTCGTCAGGCCCCGTGCCACGTACCCGCTTCAATGGCTGCGTCTCGCCGCACCGGGTCTTTGATGGCCGCAGCTTTGCCATTGATGATCTGAAGTTCATCCGCACGACTGTGCCTGGTGCCACCATCAACGATGTGGTGCTGACGGTATGCGGCGGTGCCCTGCGCAAATATCTGGCGGACAAGGAAGAGCTTCCCGGCGATTCACTGGTCGCCATGACGCCGATTTCCGTCCGGTCACCGGACAAGCAGAAATCTGCCGGCAACCAGGTGTCTGCCATGACGGTGGCCATCGGTACTGACATCGAAGAACCGATGAAGCGCCTTGAGACGGTGTTTGAACACACCACCAACTCCAAGGAACTGACCAACGCCGTTGGCGCCAAGACGATGACGGACTACACCCAGTTCATTCCCTCCACGACAGCGGGCATGGCGGCGCGTCTTTACACCGGTCTTGGCCTCGCCAACCGGATGAAGCTGCCGATGAACTGCGTCATCACCAATGTGCCCGGCCCCAATGTGCCGCTCTACATGACCGGCGCGCGTCTGGTCACACAGTTTGGGACCGGCCCGATCCTCGATGGCATGGGCCTCATCATGCCGGTATTCAGCTATGGCGGTCAGATCACCATCTCCCTGACGTCATGCCGCGAGATGATCCCGGATCCGAGCTTCTTTGCTGATTGCATCCAAGAAAGCTTCGACGAGTTGATGGCTGCCGCCAAGAAGCGCGCAGCGTCTCCGGCCTTCAAGAAGGCCATGAAGGCTGCCCCCAAGAAGCGGGCCTCCCTGTCACGCTCTGCGGTGCCTGCACATCAGTCTGACGCAAGCCTGAGCGAGCGGGATGGCACCACTGTCTCCAAGGCCAAGACCGCAACGAAGGCAAAAGCCAAAACGAAGGCGAAGGCGAAGGCCAAGACGAAAACCAAGGCCAAGCGCAAGACAACGTCTAAGGCAAAAGCCAAGGCGGCGGCCAAGAAGCCCGCAAAGAAAAGCGCAGACCCCAAAGGCGAGCGGCTGACCGATGACGGCAAGGTGGTTTCGCTGCAGGCCGCCGAATAA
- a CDS encoding nucleotidyltransferase family protein, with translation MTAPNTVIDTAMVMAAGHGTRMRPLTNDKPKALIEVAGKPMVDHAIDRLKDAGIKRIIVNIHAFADQMRAHLEARNDDSIIISDETEAILETGGGIKKALPLLGDKPIITHNCDSIWVEGMGKTLPRLLERFDPDEMDALLVVAVTANIVGDVARGDFTMDAAGRIEWREPASVAPFMYTGVQIIKPQLFADIEEDAFSTTKVWRGLIEDKRAYGMRHDGVWMHVGTPGALEEAEEFLRDL, from the coding sequence ATGACAGCACCAAACACCGTGATCGATACAGCAATGGTGATGGCCGCCGGGCACGGCACCCGCATGCGCCCGCTCACCAATGACAAACCCAAGGCGCTGATCGAAGTGGCCGGCAAGCCGATGGTGGATCACGCCATCGACCGGCTCAAGGATGCGGGCATCAAGCGCATCATCGTCAATATTCATGCGTTCGCTGACCAGATGCGGGCGCATCTCGAGGCGCGCAATGATGACAGCATCATCATTTCGGACGAGACCGAGGCCATTCTGGAAACCGGCGGTGGCATCAAGAAGGCGCTGCCGTTGCTGGGTGACAAGCCCATCATCACCCACAATTGCGATTCCATCTGGGTGGAGGGCATGGGCAAGACCCTGCCGCGCCTGCTTGAGCGGTTTGACCCCGACGAGATGGACGCGCTGCTGGTTGTGGCAGTCACGGCCAACATCGTCGGCGATGTGGCGCGCGGTGATTTCACCATGGATGCGGCCGGTCGTATCGAGTGGCGCGAGCCGGCATCGGTTGCACCGTTCATGTATACGGGGGTGCAGATCATCAAGCCGCAGCTTTTTGCGGACATCGAGGAAGACGCGTTTTCCACCACCAAGGTCTGGCGCGGCCTGATTGAAGACAAACGGGCCTATGGCATGCGCCACGACGGCGTGTGGATGCATGTGGGAACGCCGGGTGCTCTGGAAGAGGCCGAAGAGTTCCTCAGGGACCTCTAG